The DNA segment GCATCTGTCGCTTAAGGGATTGGAGTGATTTCAGGAGCGACTTGGTCATGGGAGTGGATTAATTCTCAGCTGCCTTGTCAGCTGCCAGCAGCTCGGTGGCGTCGGTCAGCTCGGTCTCGGGGACCTTCACCTGAATTCCCCCGGTAGCCATGGAATAGCCCTCCACGCTAAACGCAGAGAGTTCATTGACCACTTCGGGGTGGAACCCCGCGGCTTCCAAACGCGAACGGATGAGTTGGGCCTCCATCGGCTGAAAGGTGTTTAGAATGGTGACGAGTTTCATAGGCGCGTGCAGGTGGCAATAGGCTCTCGGCAATGCGACGACCTCAGGCGGCCAGCGCGGTTTTCAGATCTGCGAAAATGATCACTCCAGCTCCCGTCTGAAGCAAGCTCGATACTTGCACCTGGGTAGTTTGTCCAACCAGGCCCTGAGCCTGGTTCACCACAATCATGGTTCCGTCGGGCAGGTAGCCGATGGCTTGCCCGCGCTCCTTGCCTTCCCGCACCAGCTTCAACTGCAGGGTGTCTCCCGGGAGTATCACCGGTTTCATCACGTTGGCCAGCAAGGCCAGGTTCAGGCAGGGGATGCCCTGCAGCTCGGCCACCTTGGACAGATTGTAGTCCGTCGTGAACAGTCGGCCGTCCAATGTCTGAGTCAGCCGGAGCAGCTTGCTGTCCACCTCTTTTTCGTCGGGAAACTCCGAGTCGTGAATGCGCACTTCGATGCTTCGATTCTGTTGCAGCCGCTGGAGCATCTCCAAGCCGCGGCGTCCACGCATCCGTTTGGCGGCATCGGCCGAGTCCGCGACTTGTTGCAGTTCCTTCAGCACAAAGCGGGGCAGAACCAGGATCCCCTCAAAGAACCTCCCTTCCACCAGTTCCGCGATGCGGCCATCGATGATCGCGCTGGTATCCAGAATCATCAGCATCTCGGGCTTGTTTTCCCGGGTGAAGCGCACATAGGGAATGATGAGCGCGAAGTCCTCCTTGTTGCTTCGCATGGCGAGGATGATGCCCAGGTAGCCGAAGCTGAGGAACAGGGACACGCGAATCAGCCAGCGCTGGCGCTCATCGGCGTATTCGAACAGCCGTGACTGATCCACCATCCAGGCGATCAGCGTTCCCAAAATCAGGCCGAAAGTCGCCGCCGAAAAGGCTCGCAGGGAGAACCCCTTCAGCATTTCGTCGATGCCGATGACCACGCCCCCGAGGGTGCAACCCACCAACAGTCCAAGCCGGCCGTTTTCAACCAGCGTAGGATGCACTTGGCTCAAGGAGTATCCGCCTGCAGCGCAGAGCAGGAGAAAAAAGAGCCGTATCGGCCAAAGGTTCATCGGCGAAGCAAGCCGGAGCCTTTGGTGCCTTCGGGAGGACCAGAGGGATCCTTTTTGACCGGTCGGGGTTTGTAAAGAATCCCATAGCGGGTCAGGTTGCTGCTCAGCGTCTTCAAATTCATCATGGTTTGCATTACGGTCTCTCGCAATTCCTCATCCCGGAGTAGTCCTCCGGCGAGTCCCTGGCCTGCCTGGAGGCCTTTGAGCAGTTCATCGAGCGATTTCGTGGAGGACTGAAGGGTCTGAATGACGGTCCCTATCTCGTCCCGGTTTTCCTGGACGGTTCCATTGAGGTTGGTCGCGAGACGGTTCATCTCCTCGGTGAAGCGCTGGAGATTGGTCACCGACACCGTCAGACTCGGTCGGTTGGTCAATACCAACAACTCGACTTCATCCGCGATGCGCACCGCTTTTTGGGAGAGGGTTTTGAAGTTGGAAATGCTCAGGTTGATGTTGCTTAGGGCGGTTTCGTTGAGCACGACCCGGTCGACGCGGGCGATGGCCTCATCGAGTCGATGGGCGGTTTGGTCGATCCGCTGGATGAAGCCGGTGGCAGCCTTGGCGGCGTCCTGCAGGTTGAACGGTTCCTCGCAGCGAACCTCTGCTCCGTCGCCGAGCAAGGGAGCGGTCGTGCTTTGGGGGTAGATCGACACATGCTGATCCCCTAGGAATCCCGATTGCTCAATCGAAAAGTGGGCATCCTGTCGCAGTGGGTAGCGTCGGTCGATTTCCAACCTGAGGACGACCAATTTACCGTCCGGCGCCAGCGAGAGCTCCGCAACGGTGCCGACCTTGAGTCCGCCCAGCAGGACCTGGGCCTGACGCTTGATTCCTCCGACATCCGAGGTCCGCAGTTTGATCACATAGGTCGGATGGATCAGGGACAGGCCCTTGGAAAAGTTGAGGATCAGGAACCCCAACAACGTGAGGCTGATCAGGACAAAGATGCCAACTTTGGTGGAGATTCGGGAGTCGCTCATGGGTGGGTTGAATCAAGTCGGGGTGTCTTTGCGATCGGCGATGCCGTTAACAAACTGGTGGACGATCGGATCCGCCGAAGCAAAGAGTTCGGCGGTCCCTTGATTGGCGTAGATCCGTCCTTGATGGAGGAGGAGAACCCTCCCGGCGATGGTCCTGACGCTGCGCATGTCGTGAGTCACCACGACTGTGGTGGTTTTAAGTTGGTGGCAGAGTTGCCGAATCAGCTGGTCGATGCTGTCGGAGGCGATCGGGTCGAGTCCCGTGGTCGGCTCATCGTAGAGGAGGATGCTGGGCCGGTAGACGATCGCCCGCGCCAAGCCCACCCGCTTACGCATCCCCCCGGACAGTTCGGCCGGCTTCTTGTTTCCGGTGCCTGGGAGTCCGACCATGTCCAGCGCTTCCGCGACCCGCCTGCCGATTTCTGCTTCGCTGCTCTTTCGCTGGCGCCGTAGCGGGAACGCCACGTTTTCGTGCACGGTCAGGGAGTCGAAGAGCGCGGCACTTTGAAAGAGCAGACCGAACTGTCGACGCACTTCGAGCAGCTCCCGTTCCGGCAGGTGGGCGATCTCCCGGCCGTCAATCAGCACCTGCCCCTCGTCCGGGGCGAGCAAGCCGATGAGGTGTTTGAGCAGAATGCTTTTGCCGCAGCCGCTGCGTCCAACGATGGCCACCGCCTCCCCGGATTCGATCTTGAGATCGACCCCGGCCAGGACCTGTTGGGTGCCGAATCGTTTGCGAATGTTTCGAGTCTCGATCATTCGCTGGCGAAAATGCGGGTCAGCAACATGGTGAGAAAAAAGTTGCTGATGAGGATGGTGATGGAGCTGAACACAACGGCTTCCGTGGTGGCCTTGCCCACGCCTTCGGCCCCTTGATGGCAGTGCAGCCCTTTGAAGCAGCCGATCAGCGAGATAAGCCCTCCGAAGATCACTGATTTGATCAGTCCCATGACCACGTCCTCCGCCGAGGTGTAGCGCACCATGTTGTGCCAGGAGTAGGCCGGATCGATGCCCAGAAGCGTAACGCCCACGATGTAGCCGGCCCCGATTCCCACGCAGATCGAGCAGGTGGTCAGCAAAGGCATGACAAGGGTGGTGGCCAGGATCCGGGGCACCACGAGGTAGTCCACTGGGTGGGTGGCGAGTGCTCGCAGGGCGTCTATCTGTTCGGTTACCTTCATCGTGCCCAACTCGGCAGCCATCGCTGCGCCCACACGTCCCGCCACCATGAGCCCGCTCAGCACCGGACCGAGCTCGCTGCACATCGACACACTCACCACCGCCAGCGTGGCGGTGTCCATGCGGACTTTGTGGAATTGGAAGTAGGTTTGCGCGCAGAGCACCATGCCGGTGAAAGCGCCTGTGATCAGCACCACCGAAAGGGACTTAATGCCGATGAAATAAATCTGGTAAAGCAGATGGCTTGCTTCCCACCGGCGCCCGACCAGGGAGGTCAATGCCTCGCTGCCCAGGAGAGTAATCTGGCCGAGTCCGTCCAGGGTGTTCCCCAGACGGGACCGAAGTTGTGTTATCATCGCCTGCATGTTCTGAGCCCTGGAGCGCGGGACGCACGCAGCCTAGCCTGGATGCCTTCCTCGGACAGCCGCTACCCACCCGTTCTCGCTTCGCCACGTCCCCCTTGATTCGCGTTATTGGGCGGAAGCTCAAGCTAAAAGTGGGCTGCTCGTTCAATAACAGGACAGTGGATGCGCCAATTTTGGCGCGTGGATCGACCCTGCTCGCGTCGCCCGCCACCAGGGAGTTAGCAGGGACGGCTGGCCGCGGCGCCGCTTTTCAGGCCTGGAACGCGGAAAATCCCCCTAATCCTTGGGAAGTTGAACTCTTTCCCGGTTCGGCGCCCTAAGGGATTGGAGAGGGCTGCCGATGGAACAAGGGCATGGCACGACTTGTGCATGTGCCTGGAGTGTCCGAAGCCGGGGCAACGGTGGAAACCGGCACGAAACAGAAGTTGTATGCAGAACGGCAATAACGGCATTTTTGTTCGTCCAAATCTCAAGGGGTTTCTGATCGGTGGCATCCTCGTGATGGTATTTCACGTCGTGATGCAGCAGATCGAGGGCATCTCGATCGCCTCGGCCCGCCCGGAAGTGCCTCCGTCCGTGCGCCAGTGGAACGAGGCGGACTTTCAGGTTATGATCAACCATGTAGCCGACAAACCTTCGGCCGAAGGCTACTACAAACTCGGTGCCTACCTTCAACACAAGCGGGACTTCAAACGAGCGATGCTGTTCGTTCGCAAAGCCGAGGCCTTCAACCGGGCGCTCGAGGAAGAAGCGGATTAGGCGCGCCTTAGGTCGCGGTGTGACTTAGGACTGGCTCTCTTTCCCACGGCTGAGCAGCATGTGGCTCAGTATGACCGAAACGCATTTCTCACCTCGCCCCGATTCGGGTCTCTTTATTACTTTCGAAGGGACGGAGGGCGGGGGAAAGAGCACGCAAATTCAGCTGCTGGAGCAGCGTCTCCGCGCCTGCGGCCGTCGGGTTCGCCTGCTTCGGGAGCCTGGAGGCACTCCGATCGGAGAGGAGATTCGTCATACCCTCAAGCACAGCGAGAACAACCGCGCCATGACGCCGGAGGCGGAATTGCTGCTCATGAACGCCAGCCGCGCTCAACTGGTGCGCGAGGTGATCAGGCCGGCGTTGGACGCGGGCGAGGTGGTGTTGTGTGACCGGTTCTTCGATTCCACCGTTGCTTACCAAGGCTACGGCCGCGGCCTCGATCTGGCGCAGGTGCGTGCCATCATCGATTTCGCGGTGGGAACGACCCGGCCGCATCTGACTCTGTTGCTGGCGGTGCCGGTCGAAGTCAGTGAGCGCCGCCGGGCCGCCCGATTGGGGACCGCGCCCGGGGTGCGGGATCGGTTTGAGGAGGAAGACCGCGAATTTTTCTCCAAGGTGGAGGCCGGCTTTCGACTCCAGGCCGAGCGCGAACCATCCCGGATTCGGGTCATCGATGCCTCGGCCGGAATCGAGGCGGTCCAGGCTCACATCTGGGGCTTCGTAGCGCCGTTCTTTCCGAGTTGAGCTTCTTCGCGGCGGATCCTTATGCTTCGGGCATGACGATTCCCTCGCGACCCACAATCGGACTGGCTCTGGGTGTCCTGATGATGGCCCTCTCCCTGCCAGCGCAGCAAAACCCCGTGCCCTTGTGGCCTCATGGCGCTCCGGGAGCGCTGGGCACCGAGGAAAAGGACATCCCGACGGTTACCCCCTATCCGGCTGCGGTTGCCACCGGCGTGACGGCTGCCGTGGTGATCTGCCCGGGAGGCGGATATGGTGGGCTGGCATCCCACGAAGGCAAGGATTACGCACTCTGGCTGAACCAGCAGGGGATCAGTGCGTTCGTGCTCCGGTATCGGCTGGGTTCTCAGGGATATCGACATCCACGCATGCTTGAGGATGCGGCGCGCGCCCTGCGCTGGGTTCGGGCGAATGCGGCCGCCTGGAAGGTGGATCCCAAGAAGGTGGGCATCATGGGTTCGTCGGCGGGAGGCCACCTTGCGTCCACCTTGCTCACCCACTTCGATTCCGGGAACGCAGCGTCGGCCGACCTCATTGATCGCGAAAGCTCTCGACCTGACTTCGGAGTCCTTTGTTATGCGGTTATCAGCATGGGACCCAACACCCATCAAGGTTCTAAAAACAACCTGTTGGGGAAGGAGCCTTCCCCGGAGCTGGTCAAATCCCTGTCGAATGAGCTTCAGGTAACCCCGGAGACGCCCCCTTGTTTTATTTGGCACACATGGGAGGACAAGGGCGTCAAGGTGGAGAACGCTCTGGAATTTGCCGCCGCGCTGCAGCGCCAGGGTGTGCCTTTTGACCTCCATGTTTACCAGAACGGGCGGCACGGGATCGGTCTCGCCGACCAGCCGCCCTTCAAGAATGCCCACCCCTGGAGCCGGGATCTTGCCTATTGGCTCAAGCAGCGCGGACTGATTCCCTAGCAGCCTGTCGGACTTGTCCTCACCTGAGGTGAGTCGGATTTTGAACCTCATTTGTGATAAAGAATGACGTAGGAAATGTCGCGACGGCCTGCTGGAGGGCACTGCGTGCGGGGAGACTGGACCTCACGGATTGGATAGGGGCCACCTCCGAAGAACGGACGTGAATCGGGGCCATGAACCTGGTGGTAGGGGAGCGAGCGGGGCAACGCCAGCGTTTCACACTTTGCGGGCAGGTCCCGAACCCGCAGGGTTCAAAGAGATCTAGCCGGGGGTGCTCGCACCCCCGGAACCGTGAAAAGTACGGAGCATCGCGCAGCGATGCCACCGGCTTCTGAGACTTGTGCTGACAGACCGGGGGTGTCGCTGCGCTCCACGCCCCGGCTAATCTCTTTGAACCCTGCGGGTTCTCGGCTTCGGCCTCAGGAACTCATGCGAAGAAGGGAGTTTCACTTCCGATCCCTTCAGGATTCTTAATCCGTGGAATCAGGGAAATCCGTGGTTCATCAGTGACTCTCCCTCTCCG comes from the Verrucomicrobiales bacterium genome and includes:
- a CDS encoding DUF2007 domain-containing protein; its protein translation is MKLVTILNTFQPMEAQLIRSRLEAAGFHPEVVNELSAFSVEGYSMATGGIQVKVPETELTDATELLAADKAAEN
- a CDS encoding MCE family protein, which translates into the protein MSDSRISTKVGIFVLISLTLLGFLILNFSKGLSLIHPTYVIKLRTSDVGGIKRQAQVLLGGLKVGTVAELSLAPDGKLVVLRLEIDRRYPLRQDAHFSIEQSGFLGDQHVSIYPQSTTAPLLGDGAEVRCEEPFNLQDAAKAATGFIQRIDQTAHRLDEAIARVDRVVLNETALSNINLSISNFKTLSQKAVRIADEVELLVLTNRPSLTVSVTNLQRFTEEMNRLATNLNGTVQENRDEIGTVIQTLQSSTKSLDELLKGLQAGQGLAGGLLRDEELRETVMQTMMNLKTLSSNLTRYGILYKPRPVKKDPSGPPEGTKGSGLLRR
- a CDS encoding ABC transporter ATP-binding protein, coding for MIETRNIRKRFGTQQVLAGVDLKIESGEAVAIVGRSGCGKSILLKHLIGLLAPDEGQVLIDGREIAHLPERELLEVRRQFGLLFQSAALFDSLTVHENVAFPLRRQRKSSEAEIGRRVAEALDMVGLPGTGNKKPAELSGGMRKRVGLARAIVYRPSILLYDEPTTGLDPIASDSIDQLIRQLCHQLKTTTVVVTHDMRSVRTIAGRVLLLHQGRIYANQGTAELFASADPIVHQFVNGIADRKDTPT
- a CDS encoding ABC transporter permease, translated to MITQLRSRLGNTLDGLGQITLLGSEALTSLVGRRWEASHLLYQIYFIGIKSLSVVLITGAFTGMVLCAQTYFQFHKVRMDTATLAVVSVSMCSELGPVLSGLMVAGRVGAAMAAELGTMKVTEQIDALRALATHPVDYLVVPRILATTLVMPLLTTCSICVGIGAGYIVGVTLLGIDPAYSWHNMVRYTSAEDVVMGLIKSVIFGGLISLIGCFKGLHCHQGAEGVGKATTEAVVFSSITILISNFFLTMLLTRIFASE
- the tmk gene encoding dTMP kinase, which produces MTETHFSPRPDSGLFITFEGTEGGGKSTQIQLLEQRLRACGRRVRLLREPGGTPIGEEIRHTLKHSENNRAMTPEAELLLMNASRAQLVREVIRPALDAGEVVLCDRFFDSTVAYQGYGRGLDLAQVRAIIDFAVGTTRPHLTLLLAVPVEVSERRRAARLGTAPGVRDRFEEEDREFFSKVEAGFRLQAEREPSRIRVIDASAGIEAVQAHIWGFVAPFFPS
- a CDS encoding alpha/beta hydrolase; translation: MMALSLPAQQNPVPLWPHGAPGALGTEEKDIPTVTPYPAAVATGVTAAVVICPGGGYGGLASHEGKDYALWLNQQGISAFVLRYRLGSQGYRHPRMLEDAARALRWVRANAAAWKVDPKKVGIMGSSAGGHLASTLLTHFDSGNAASADLIDRESSRPDFGVLCYAVISMGPNTHQGSKNNLLGKEPSPELVKSLSNELQVTPETPPCFIWHTWEDKGVKVENALEFAAALQRQGVPFDLHVYQNGRHGIGLADQPPFKNAHPWSRDLAYWLKQRGLIP